One stretch of Bosea vaviloviae DNA includes these proteins:
- a CDS encoding LolA family protein has product MTRRLRMRASISALVALGFAATLGGASAQPLNLQPAKQAITAAKPSRSGTRLPPVRPEGLGLPRMATAATPVQTASAEAPQRIAATPAKASGKSSAPQTQDEAVERLNAYFNGFATLQADFIQFSPDGRRLEGKLYIQRPGKMRFEYRAPVTTEVIADGTSVAIRDKKLATQDIYSIGQTPLKFLVKERMDLARDSVVMGAGTKGDILSVRIEDRSTLGGTSKITLNYDITANELRGWVVIDPQGYETTVSVYNLDTQRRPDPKNFTINYERML; this is encoded by the coding sequence ATGACACGCCGCCTCCGGATGCGGGCCTCGATCAGCGCGCTCGTCGCGCTCGGCTTCGCAGCCACCCTCGGTGGGGCCAGCGCCCAGCCGCTGAATCTGCAGCCCGCCAAGCAGGCGATCACTGCCGCCAAGCCGTCGCGCAGCGGCACGCGCCTGCCGCCCGTGCGGCCTGAGGGCCTCGGATTGCCGCGCATGGCGACGGCGGCGACGCCGGTGCAAACCGCTTCCGCCGAAGCGCCTCAGCGCATCGCGGCCACGCCGGCGAAAGCATCGGGCAAGTCCTCCGCCCCACAGACGCAAGACGAGGCCGTCGAGCGGTTGAACGCCTATTTCAACGGCTTCGCCACTCTGCAGGCCGATTTCATCCAGTTTTCTCCCGATGGACGCCGTCTTGAGGGCAAGCTCTACATTCAGCGCCCGGGCAAGATGCGCTTCGAGTATCGCGCTCCGGTGACGACGGAGGTCATCGCCGACGGCACCTCCGTCGCGATCCGCGACAAGAAACTGGCGACGCAGGATATCTATTCGATCGGCCAGACCCCGCTGAAATTCCTGGTCAAGGAGCGCATGGATCTGGCGCGCGATTCGGTCGTGATGGGCGCCGGCACCAAGGGTGACATCCTATCAGTCAGGATCGAGGACCGCTCGACGCTGGGCGGCACCTCCAAGATCACCCTGAATTACGACATCACTGCCAATGAGTTGCGCGGCTGGGTGGTGATCGATCCGCAAGGTTATGAGACGACAGTCTCGGTCTACAATCTCGACACCCAGCGCCGCCCCGATCCGAAGAATTTCACGATCAACTACGAGCGCATGCTCTGA
- the xth gene encoding exodeoxyribonuclease III — protein sequence MQLTVTSWNINSVRLRIGMVSDFLTTHAPDVLCLQETKTPDEQFPAKAFEKIGYVHQAFIGQKGYNGVAIVSKLPFSEKDAMAMCGKNDARHMTVVLDKAAGAAAGVAIHNFYIPAGGDIPDPARNDKFAHKLAFLDEIGAWGIAKKPTDRPAILLGDLNIAPYEHDVWSHKQLLDVVSHTPIETTTLEKLRSELGWTDAARTLRPEPEKLYSWWSYRAADWEASNRGRRLDHIWLSDALKPALRDLSFLREARGWERPSDHVPVTVTLEL from the coding sequence GTGCAACTCACCGTCACCAGCTGGAATATCAATTCGGTCCGCCTGCGCATTGGCATGGTCTCGGATTTCCTGACCACGCATGCGCCCGATGTGCTGTGCCTGCAGGAGACCAAGACGCCCGACGAGCAGTTCCCGGCCAAGGCCTTCGAGAAGATCGGCTATGTCCATCAGGCCTTTATCGGCCAGAAGGGCTATAACGGCGTCGCCATCGTCTCAAAGCTGCCCTTCAGCGAGAAGGACGCCATGGCGATGTGCGGCAAGAACGACGCCCGCCATATGACCGTCGTACTCGACAAGGCCGCGGGCGCCGCCGCCGGCGTCGCGATCCATAATTTCTACATTCCGGCGGGCGGTGACATTCCCGACCCGGCCAGGAACGACAAATTCGCCCATAAGCTCGCCTTCCTCGACGAGATCGGCGCCTGGGGCATCGCCAAGAAGCCGACCGACCGACCCGCCATCCTGCTCGGCGACCTCAACATCGCGCCTTATGAGCACGATGTCTGGAGCCACAAGCAATTGCTCGATGTGGTCAGCCATACCCCGATCGAGACCACGACGCTGGAGAAGCTGCGCAGCGAGCTCGGCTGGACCGACGCCGCGCGCACGCTCAGGCCCGAACCCGAAAAACTCTATAGCTGGTGGAGCTACCGCGCCGCCGACTGGGAAGCCTCCAACCGCGGCCGCCGCCTCGACCATATCTGGCTCTCGGACGCGCTGAAGCCGGCTCTGCGCGACCTCAGCTTCCTGCGCGAGGCGCGCGGCTGGGAGCGCCCCTCGGACCACGTGCCGGTGACGGTAACGCTGGAGCTTTGA
- a CDS encoding cyclic nucleotide-binding domain-containing protein has translation MALDNDIALLAQQPLLSLMERDALRLVAFAAESRILRAGDVLFRGGDLSDGAVLIISGAVALLHQDDGQPADEIVGAGALLGEIALFTSAHRPVTAIAREPTQVMKLSRSVMRRVLAEFPKSAEAIAEAIGDRLREFVGELSQVQAALDAIDRG, from the coding sequence ATGGCTCTCGACAACGACATTGCCCTGCTGGCCCAGCAGCCGCTGCTGAGTCTGATGGAGCGCGATGCGCTGCGGCTGGTGGCGTTCGCGGCGGAAAGCCGCATCCTGCGCGCCGGCGATGTCCTGTTTCGTGGCGGCGATTTGTCTGATGGCGCCGTGCTGATCATCTCGGGCGCGGTTGCCCTGCTGCACCAGGATGACGGCCAGCCCGCCGACGAGATCGTCGGCGCCGGCGCCTTGCTCGGAGAGATCGCCCTGTTCACCTCGGCGCACCGGCCGGTGACGGCGATCGCGCGCGAGCCGACGCAGGTGATGAAGCTGTCGCGCAGTGTGATGCGCCGTGTCCTCGCCGAGTTTCCGAAGTCGGCCGAGGCGATCGCTGAAGCGATCGGCGATCGTTTGCGCGAGTTCGTCGGCGAATTGAGCCAGGTCCAGGCTGCGCTGGACGCGATCGATCGAGGCTGA
- a CDS encoding response regulator transcription factor, whose protein sequence is MSAVHHILLVDDDETLRDALAEQLALYDEFKISTAGTATSAVKAVQAERIDLAVMDVGLPDMDGREAVKMMRKNGFKSPVIMLTGQGSDSDTVLGLEAGANDYVVKPFKFAVLLARIRAHLRQYEASEDAVFQVGPYTFHPGSKLLVSEKGSKTKLTEKETAILRFLYRAGRKPIAREILLQEVWGYNSQVTTHTLETHIYRLRQKIEPDPGNARLLVTDAGGYRLNP, encoded by the coding sequence ATGTCCGCCGTTCATCATATCCTTCTCGTCGATGATGACGAGACATTGCGCGACGCGCTGGCCGAACAGCTCGCGCTCTACGACGAGTTCAAGATCTCGACCGCCGGCACCGCGACCTCGGCGGTCAAGGCCGTGCAGGCCGAGCGGATCGATCTTGCCGTGATGGATGTCGGCCTGCCCGACATGGACGGGCGCGAAGCGGTCAAGATGATGCGCAAGAACGGCTTCAAGAGCCCGGTGATCATGCTGACCGGCCAAGGCTCCGATTCAGACACGGTGCTGGGGCTGGAAGCCGGCGCCAATGATTATGTCGTCAAACCGTTCAAATTCGCCGTGCTGCTGGCGCGCATCCGGGCGCATTTGCGCCAGTATGAGGCGAGCGAGGACGCGGTCTTTCAGGTCGGGCCTTATACCTTCCATCCCGGCTCGAAGCTTTTGGTCAGCGAGAAGGGCTCCAAGACCAAGCTGACCGAGAAGGAAACCGCGATCCTGCGCTTTCTCTATCGCGCCGGCCGCAAGCCGATCGCCCGCGAGATTCTGCTGCAGGAGGTCTGGGGCTATAACAGCCAGGTCACGACCCACACGCTGGAGACGCATATCTACCGGTTGCGCCAGAAGATCGAACCTGATCCGGGCAATGCGCGTTTGCTCGTGACGGATGCGGGCGGTTACCGCCTCAACCCTTAA
- a CDS encoding L,D-transpeptidase family protein: MRKRESPITSWSVRKPRGLTRLRVFASVRDRSKGFLVAGRAVFPCALGRSGIVVLKREGDGGTPRAALPLRSVLYRKARLPRPRTLLPLHAITGHDAWCDDAGDRRYNRLIARPPGAAEERLQRDDHLYDVIVELGWNDAPVIRGRGSAIFWHLARAGFTPTAGCVAVEGHVFAKVLPRLARHCVMVVR; the protein is encoded by the coding sequence GTGAGAAAACGTGAGAGCCCGATCACATCCTGGTCGGTTCGCAAGCCGCGCGGCCTCACCCGGCTGCGGGTCTTCGCCTCGGTCCGGGACCGCAGCAAGGGCTTCCTGGTCGCAGGAAGAGCGGTATTCCCCTGCGCGCTTGGCCGCTCCGGCATCGTCGTACTCAAGCGCGAGGGCGACGGCGGCACCCCGCGCGCCGCTCTGCCGCTGCGCAGCGTGCTCTACCGCAAGGCGCGGCTGCCGAGGCCGAGGACCCTGCTGCCGCTGCATGCCATCACCGGCCATGACGCCTGGTGCGACGATGCCGGCGACCGCCGCTACAACCGGCTGATCGCCCGCCCGCCCGGCGCCGCCGAGGAGCGGCTGCAGCGCGACGACCATCTCTATGATGTCATCGTCGAGCTCGGCTGGAACGACGCGCCGGTGATTCGCGGCCGCGGCAGCGCGATCTTCTGGCATCTCGCGCGGGCCGGCTTCACGCCCACCGCCGGCTGCGTCGCGGTCGAAGGCCATGTCTTCGCCAAGGTCCTGCCGCGGCTGGCGCGGCATTGCGTGATGGTGGTGCGATAA
- a CDS encoding YggS family pyridoxal phosphate-dependent enzyme — protein sequence MSDTVTRLAATRAAIARAARDFEREADSVALIAVSKTMPAEAILPALEAGQRIFGENYVQEAKAKWPELKQRFPDAQLHMIGPLQSNKAREAVELFDAIHSLDRESLAKELAREIGRIGKAPILFVQVNTGDEPQKGGVSPAGIDAFLENCREHHGLVITGLMCIPPADEPPSPHFALLAKIAVRHGLRELSMGMSADYQAAIQMGATYVRVGSAIFGARV from the coding sequence ATGAGCGATACGGTTACGCGTTTGGCCGCCACACGGGCCGCGATTGCGCGCGCGGCGCGCGATTTCGAGCGCGAGGCCGATTCGGTTGCGCTGATCGCGGTCTCGAAGACGATGCCGGCAGAGGCGATCCTGCCAGCGCTGGAAGCCGGGCAGCGCATTTTCGGTGAAAATTATGTCCAGGAGGCCAAGGCCAAATGGCCGGAGCTGAAGCAGCGTTTTCCCGATGCCCAGCTCCACATGATCGGGCCGTTGCAATCCAACAAGGCCCGCGAGGCGGTCGAACTGTTCGACGCGATCCATTCGCTCGATCGCGAGAGCCTGGCCAAGGAGCTGGCGCGCGAGATCGGGCGTATCGGCAAGGCTCCGATCCTTTTCGTCCAGGTCAATACCGGCGACGAGCCGCAGAAGGGCGGCGTCAGCCCGGCCGGGATCGATGCCTTCCTGGAAAACTGCCGCGAGCATCACGGCCTCGTGATCACGGGGCTGATGTGCATTCCGCCGGCCGATGAACCGCCTTCGCCGCATTTTGCCCTGCTCGCCAAGATCGCGGTGCGCCATGGCCTGCGCGAACTCTCGATGGGCATGAGCGCCGATTACCAGGCCGCGATCCAGATGGGCGCGACCTATGTGCGCGTGGGCAGCGCGATTTTTGGCGCGCGGGTGTGA
- the leuS gene encoding leucine--tRNA ligase, which translates to MAVERYNPKESEPKWRRVWEERKLFETRNDDPRPSYYVLEMFPYPSGRIHMGHVRNYAMGDVVARYKRAKGFAVLHPMGWDAFGLPAENAAKANKVHPREWTYANIATMRTQLQSMGLSLDWSRELATCDPSYYKHQQKLFLDFLKAGLVDRKTARVNWDPVDETVLANEQVIDGRGWRSGAPVEIRELTQWFFKITDYAQELHDALEGLTRWPDKVRLMQKNWIGRSEGLLIRFALESNPYDRNELEIYTTRPDTLFGARFMAIAPDHPLAKAAAENNPALQAFIEDCKRTGTAQENIDKAEKLGFDTGIRAVHPFDKSWTLPVYVANFILMEYGTGAIFGCPAHDQRDLDFVNKYGLGVTPVVAPEGQDPASFIITDTAYGDDGRMINSRFLDGMTIPEAKEEVARRLEAETRGNSPVATRKVNFRLRDWGVSRQRYWGCPIPVIHCADCGTLPVPDADLPVKLPDDVSFDRPGNPLDHHPTWKHLACPQCGKPARRETDTMDTFVDSSWYFARFTDPWRIDSPTDRPVVDRFLPVDQYIGGVEHAILHLLYSRFFTRAMKATGHAGLDEPFDGMFTQGMVVHETYRAKDGSWVEPGDVRIEVNGAERRGFHVDTGAPIEIGAIEKMSKSKKNVVDPDDIIASYGADTARWFMLSDSPPDRDVIWTDEGVQGAARFVQRLWRLVGEIAERTGNSAALPSSLSEQALTLRRASHRALHAVGLDIERLGFNRCIAHIYSLTNAIGKALDAAAENAALAPDIAFALHESAIIATQLVAPMMPHLAEECWQALGQPGLIGEAAWPVADEALLKDDSIVLPVQINGKKRAEVTVPADANTVAVEALARASEAVIKALDGREIRKIIVVPGRIVNVVA; encoded by the coding sequence ATGGCCGTCGAACGCTACAATCCCAAGGAATCAGAGCCGAAATGGCGCCGTGTCTGGGAGGAGCGCAAGCTCTTCGAGACCCGCAACGACGATCCGCGCCCGAGCTACTACGTCCTCGAGATGTTTCCCTACCCCTCGGGCCGCATTCATATGGGCCATGTCCGCAATTACGCGATGGGCGACGTCGTCGCGCGCTACAAGCGCGCCAAGGGCTTCGCCGTGCTCCACCCGATGGGCTGGGATGCCTTCGGCCTGCCGGCTGAGAACGCCGCCAAGGCCAACAAGGTCCATCCCCGCGAATGGACCTACGCCAATATCGCAACGATGCGGACGCAGTTGCAGTCCATGGGCCTGTCGCTCGACTGGAGCCGCGAGCTCGCGACCTGCGACCCGAGCTATTACAAGCACCAGCAGAAGCTGTTCCTGGACTTCCTCAAGGCCGGGCTGGTCGACCGCAAGACCGCGAGGGTCAACTGGGACCCGGTCGACGAGACCGTGCTCGCCAATGAGCAGGTCATCGACGGGCGCGGCTGGCGCTCCGGTGCGCCCGTGGAAATCCGCGAGCTGACGCAGTGGTTCTTCAAGATCACCGACTACGCCCAGGAGCTGCATGACGCGCTGGAAGGCCTGACGCGCTGGCCCGACAAGGTCCGGTTGATGCAGAAGAACTGGATCGGCCGCTCGGAAGGGCTGTTGATTCGTTTCGCTCTCGAATCGAATCCTTACGATCGCAACGAGCTGGAGATCTACACGACCCGGCCCGACACGCTGTTCGGCGCCCGGTTCATGGCGATCGCTCCCGACCACCCGCTGGCCAAGGCGGCGGCCGAGAACAACCCGGCCCTGCAGGCCTTCATCGAGGACTGCAAGCGCACCGGCACGGCCCAGGAAAACATCGACAAGGCCGAGAAGCTTGGTTTCGACACCGGCATCCGCGCCGTGCATCCCTTTGATAAATCATGGACCTTGCCGGTCTATGTCGCCAATTTCATCCTGATGGAATACGGCACCGGCGCGATCTTCGGCTGCCCGGCCCATGACCAGCGCGATCTCGACTTCGTCAATAAATACGGGCTTGGCGTCACGCCCGTCGTGGCGCCCGAGGGCCAGGATCCGGCGAGCTTCATCATCACCGACACCGCCTATGGCGATGACGGCCGCATGATCAATTCGCGCTTCCTCGACGGCATGACCATTCCGGAGGCGAAAGAAGAAGTCGCCCGCCGGCTGGAGGCCGAGACGCGCGGCAACAGCCCCGTCGCCACGCGCAAGGTCAATTTCCGCCTGCGTGACTGGGGCGTTTCGCGCCAGCGCTACTGGGGCTGCCCGATTCCGGTGATCCATTGCGCCGATTGCGGCACGCTGCCGGTGCCCGACGCCGACCTGCCGGTCAAACTGCCCGACGACGTCTCCTTCGACCGGCCCGGAAACCCGCTCGACCATCACCCGACATGGAAGCATCTCGCCTGCCCGCAATGCGGCAAGCCGGCCCGGCGCGAAACCGACACGATGGACACCTTCGTCGATTCGTCCTGGTATTTCGCCCGCTTCACCGACCCCTGGCGCATCGACAGCCCGACCGACCGGCCGGTCGTCGATCGCTTCCTGCCGGTCGACCAGTATATCGGTGGCGTCGAGCACGCGATCCTGCACCTGCTCTATTCGCGCTTCTTCACCCGCGCCATGAAGGCGACGGGCCATGCCGGGCTGGACGAGCCTTTCGATGGCATGTTCACGCAAGGCATGGTCGTCCACGAGACCTACCGGGCCAAGGACGGCAGCTGGGTCGAGCCGGGCGATGTTCGCATCGAGGTGAATGGCGCTGAGCGCCGCGGCTTCCATGTCGATACCGGTGCGCCGATCGAGATCGGCGCCATCGAGAAGATGTCGAAGTCCAAGAAGAATGTCGTCGATCCCGACGACATCATCGCCTCCTACGGCGCCGACACCGCGCGCTGGTTCATGCTCTCCGATTCGCCGCCGGATCGCGACGTGATCTGGACCGATGAAGGCGTCCAGGGCGCCGCCCGCTTCGTCCAGCGCCTCTGGCGGCTCGTCGGCGAGATCGCCGAGCGCACCGGCAACAGCGCCGCCCTACCCAGCTCCCTGAGCGAACAGGCCTTGACGCTGCGCCGCGCCAGCCACCGTGCCTTGCATGCGGTCGGCCTCGATATCGAGCGCCTCGGCTTCAACCGCTGCATCGCCCACATCTATTCGCTGACCAACGCCATCGGCAAAGCGCTCGACGCGGCTGCCGAAAACGCCGCGCTCGCACCCGATATCGCTTTCGCGCTGCATGAATCCGCCATCATCGCCACGCAGCTTGTCGCGCCGATGATGCCGCACCTCGCCGAGGAGTGCTGGCAGGCGCTGGGGCAGCCGGGGCTTATCGGCGAGGCTGCATGGCCTGTCGCCGACGAGGCCCTGCTGAAGGACGACAGCATCGTGCTGCCGGTGCAGATCAACGGCAAGAAGCGCGCGGAGGTGACCGTCCCCGCCGATGCGAATACCGTGGCCGTGGAGGCGCTCGCGCGTGCCTCCGAGGCTGTCATCAAGGCGCTTGACGGCCGGGAGATCCGGAAGATCATCGTCGTGCCCGGGAGAATCGTGAATGTCGTCGCCTGA
- the lptE gene encoding LPS assembly lipoprotein LptE: MSSPEVQNRPLSQPIPTRRMMLAATLLATAFAGGCLQPLYSENTTSTVGGSVRSALKSVEIPQISGLTGHYLRNELAFELDGGGEPDVQKRLRFEAKTSESIEVVTVDYNTGRADSAVLIATATWTVKRIGGAGETVSSGTNVVRAPYERSSQRFATVRAARDAQIRAAKSLAQLIKGQLAADLVSG, translated from the coding sequence ATGTCGTCGCCTGAAGTCCAGAACCGGCCCCTGTCACAGCCGATTCCCACCCGCCGCATGATGCTGGCCGCCACATTGCTCGCGACCGCCTTCGCCGGGGGCTGCCTGCAGCCGCTCTATTCCGAGAACACCACGAGCACCGTCGGCGGCAGCGTCAGGTCCGCGCTGAAGAGCGTCGAAATCCCCCAGATTTCGGGGCTGACCGGCCATTATCTGCGCAACGAGCTTGCTTTCGAGCTCGATGGCGGCGGCGAGCCCGACGTTCAGAAGCGCCTGCGCTTCGAGGCCAAGACGTCCGAATCAATCGAGGTCGTCACGGTCGACTACAACACCGGCCGCGCCGATTCGGCGGTCCTGATCGCCACCGCGACCTGGACGGTGAAGCGCATAGGAGGCGCGGGCGAGACTGTCTCCTCGGGCACCAATGTCGTGCGTGCACCCTATGAGCGCTCCTCGCAGCGCTTCGCCACCGTGCGCGCCGCGCGCGACGCCCAGATCCGTGCGGCCAAGAGTCTGGCCCAGCTGATCAAGGGGCAGCTCGCCGCCGATCTGGTCTCCGGCTGA
- the holA gene encoding DNA polymerase III subunit delta gives MAAVKAHEAERTLAKPDPAWRLFLIYGPDTGLVSERAAALARANVDDANDAFQLVRMSGDDIASDPLKLVDEANTIGLFGGRRAIRVSATGKLLTAAVEPLLATPSRDAIVIIEAGDLQRSNPLRVACEKARSALAVPCYSDGARDLGSLIDEMLRAAGKTIDRLNRDHLAGLLGGDRQTSRREIEKLLLYVGADPAVLSEHIEAVVGDTAQREQAALVDAVFAGRLPALDLAYAKLSGEGLDPGVMLGAVLRQALTLLKSRQSVDAGRGVKDVVATMRLPFPRIPAMEAALAAWTTPKLTEAISLLGAATLAVRRDGDIARPAAVRTLWTLARLGRSGARGD, from the coding sequence ATGGCCGCCGTCAAGGCGCATGAGGCCGAACGCACGCTGGCCAAGCCCGATCCGGCCTGGCGGCTGTTTCTGATCTACGGCCCCGATACCGGCCTGGTCTCGGAGCGCGCCGCCGCACTGGCGCGCGCCAATGTAGACGACGCCAACGACGCTTTCCAGCTCGTGCGGATGAGCGGCGACGACATAGCCTCCGACCCGCTCAAGCTCGTCGACGAGGCCAATACCATCGGCCTGTTTGGCGGCCGGCGCGCCATCCGCGTCTCCGCTACGGGCAAACTGCTGACGGCCGCCGTCGAGCCTTTGCTGGCGACACCATCGCGGGACGCTATCGTCATTATCGAGGCCGGCGATCTCCAGCGCAGCAATCCGCTGCGCGTCGCCTGCGAGAAGGCGCGATCCGCCCTCGCCGTTCCCTGCTACAGCGATGGCGCGCGTGATCTCGGCAGCCTGATCGATGAGATGCTGCGCGCGGCAGGCAAGACCATCGACCGCCTCAATCGCGACCATCTCGCCGGATTGCTCGGCGGCGACCGGCAGACATCGCGACGCGAGATCGAGAAGCTCCTGCTTTATGTCGGGGCCGATCCCGCTGTTCTAAGCGAGCATATCGAGGCGGTCGTCGGCGACACCGCCCAGCGCGAGCAGGCTGCTCTGGTCGACGCCGTCTTCGCCGGGCGCCTGCCGGCGCTCGATCTGGCCTATGCCAAACTGAGCGGGGAGGGCCTCGACCCCGGCGTCATGTTGGGCGCGGTGCTGAGACAGGCGCTGACGCTGCTCAAATCCCGGCAAAGCGTCGATGCCGGCCGCGGCGTCAAGGACGTCGTTGCAACCATGCGGCTGCCTTTTCCACGCATTCCAGCGATGGAGGCGGCGCTCGCCGCCTGGACGACCCCGAAACTGACCGAGGCCATCTCGCTTCTGGGGGCTGCGACGCTTGCCGTCAGGCGGGACGGCGATATCGCCCGGCCCGCCGCGGTGCGCACGCTCTGGACCTTGGCGCGTCTCGGCCGTTCCGGAGCGCGCGGAGACTGA
- a CDS encoding ParB/RepB/Spo0J family partition protein, whose amino-acid sequence MAEEQGRSRLGRGLAALIGDVGEEIGAIDRARGQRRVPVEFLRPSARNPRRSFGEDDLEELTASVRERGILQPIIVRSIPGMLDAYEIIAGERRWRAAQRAGLHDVPVILVEADDREALEIAIVENVQRTDLNAIEEAAGYERLIAEFSYTQNDLARVIGKSRSHVANTLRLSKLPESVRKMVSEGAVSAGHARALLSVSEPELMARKIIDEGLSVRDIERIVQDESRGETKSVPGKPKIDKDPDTRAVEKALEEALGLSVSIQHRANGGGEMKISYKTLEQLEALCRRLKA is encoded by the coding sequence ATGGCCGAAGAACAGGGGCGCTCACGGCTCGGCCGAGGCCTGGCGGCGTTGATCGGCGATGTCGGCGAGGAGATCGGTGCGATCGACCGGGCGCGCGGCCAGAGGCGCGTGCCTGTCGAGTTCCTGCGTCCGAGCGCGCGCAATCCGCGGCGCAGCTTCGGCGAGGACGATCTCGAAGAACTCACGGCCTCGGTCCGCGAGCGCGGCATCCTGCAGCCGATCATCGTGCGCTCGATTCCAGGCATGCTCGATGCCTATGAGATCATTGCGGGTGAACGGCGCTGGCGCGCTGCCCAGCGCGCAGGCTTGCACGATGTGCCGGTCATCCTGGTCGAGGCGGATGATCGCGAAGCGCTCGAAATCGCCATTGTCGAGAACGTCCAGCGCACCGATCTGAACGCGATTGAGGAGGCCGCCGGTTATGAGCGGTTGATCGCGGAGTTCAGCTATACGCAAAACGACCTTGCGCGGGTCATCGGCAAGAGCCGCAGCCATGTCGCCAACACCCTGCGGCTGTCCAAACTGCCGGAATCGGTGCGGAAGATGGTCAGCGAAGGCGCGGTTTCGGCCGGCCATGCCCGCGCCTTGCTGTCTGTTTCGGAGCCGGAACTGATGGCTCGCAAGATCATCGACGAAGGGCTCAGCGTCCGTGACATCGAACGGATCGTTCAAGACGAATCGCGCGGCGAAACCAAAAGCGTTCCAGGCAAGCCCAAGATCGACAAGGATCCCGATACCCGCGCGGTCGAGAAGGCTCTCGAGGAAGCGCTGGGGCTGTCGGTCTCGATCCAGCATCGGGCCAATGGCGGCGGCGAGATGAAGATCAGCTACAAGACGCTCGAGCAGCTTGAAGCGCTCTGCCGCCGATTGAAGGCCTGA
- a CDS encoding ParA family protein → MTDLTPIALPRRPRVLALANQKGGVGKTTTAINLGTALAAIGEKVLIVDLDPQGNASTGLGIDRKSRKSSTYDVLCGDVGLGQAMQETAVPGLFLAPSTLDLLGVELEIASSKDRAHRLKNAIDELVYDQRCSDLTYVLIDCPPSLSLITINAMTAADAVLVPLQCEFFALEGLSQLLKTVEQVRNGLNPRLIIQGVVLTMYDPRNNLSGQVMADVREFLGDKVYETVIPRNVRVSEAPSYGKPALLYDLRCSGSQAYLKLASEVIKRERVLRAAA, encoded by the coding sequence ATGACCGATCTTACCCCTATTGCCCTGCCGCGCCGTCCGCGCGTGCTGGCGCTCGCGAATCAGAAGGGCGGCGTCGGCAAGACGACGACGGCGATCAATCTCGGCACGGCGCTGGCGGCGATCGGCGAGAAGGTGCTGATCGTCGACCTCGATCCGCAAGGCAATGCCTCGACGGGGCTCGGCATCGATCGCAAAAGCCGCAAATCCTCGACCTATGATGTTCTGTGCGGCGATGTTGGTCTTGGGCAAGCGATGCAGGAGACGGCCGTCCCGGGCTTGTTCCTGGCGCCGTCGACGCTGGACCTGCTCGGCGTCGAACTTGAGATCGCCTCCTCCAAGGATCGCGCCCATCGCCTGAAGAACGCGATCGACGAACTGGTCTATGATCAGCGCTGTTCCGACCTGACCTATGTGCTGATCGATTGCCCGCCCTCGCTGAGCCTGATCACCATCAATGCGATGACGGCTGCGGATGCGGTGCTGGTGCCGCTGCAATGCGAGTTCTTTGCCTTGGAAGGCTTGAGCCAGCTGCTGAAGACCGTCGAGCAGGTCCGCAACGGCCTCAACCCGCGTCTGATTATCCAGGGTGTGGTTTTGACGATGTACGATCCGCGCAATAACCTGTCGGGCCAGGTGATGGCTGATGTCCGCGAATTCCTCGGCGATAAGGTCTATGAGACCGTGATCCCGCGCAATGTCCGGGTGTCGGAGGCGCCGTCCTATGGCAAGCCGGCGCTGCTTTATGATCTGCGCTGTTCGGGTTCGCAGGCCTATCTGAAGCTGGCCTCCGAGGTGATCAAGCGCGAGCGCGTTCTGCGCGCGGCAGCCTGA